A single genomic interval of Penaeus chinensis breed Huanghai No. 1 chromosome 23, ASM1920278v2, whole genome shotgun sequence harbors:
- the LOC125037470 gene encoding cell cycle checkpoint protein RAD17-like isoform X2, with product MASKGSRSKGSSWFTPTLDDFGLASSTLSERKPRKRPREAEIFSQCGKKVQQGGTALWVELYAPTTRDDLAVHKKKVQEVENWLVESMAGMKGRRFLLLTGPAGCGKTATMKILAREAGLTAQEWINPTSTSYKSAFMDQENTWIPGDTVVAGSQTSQFRDFLIRTSKYRSVCGTGKAGNIILIEDFPNAFLRDPSEFHMMLRQYKGSSPVVFIMTDSTNQQSSAKHVFPMNLQQDLSVINIQFNPIASSLLVKALSRIASMESVCSGQPVPPKEALQTLADASGGDVRSAVNALQFRCEERCLPYSRLVCWRV from the exons ATGGCGAGTAAAGGCAGCAGATCAAAG GGTTCATCATGGTTTACTCCAACGTTAGACGACTTTGGATTGGCATCTTCGACCCTGAGTGAGAGGAAACCGAGGAAGCGACCCAGAGAGGCTGAGATCTTTAGTCAGTGTGGGAAGAAAGTACAACAG gGAGGAACCGCTCTATGGGTTGAATTGTACGCACCAACCACTCGAGATGATTTGGCAGTCCACAAGAAGAAGGTCCAAGAGGTGGAGAACTGGCTGGTGGAGAGCATGGCTGGTATGAAG GGCCGCAGATTTCTTCTCTTGACCGGTCCTGCAGGCTGCGGAAAAACAGCCACAATGAAGATATTAGCAAGAGAGGCTGGGCTCACAGCACAGGAATGGATCAACCCAACTTCAACGAGTTACAAGTCTGCTTTTATGGATCAAG AAAATACATGGATCCCTGGGGATACTGTCGTAGCTGGTAGCCAGACGTCTCAATTCAGAGATTTCCTTATTCGGACGAGCAAATATAGGAGTGTGTGCGGGACAGGAAAGGCTGGAAATATCATCCTTATTGAAGACTTTCCAAACGCCTTTCTCCGAGATCCTTCTGAGTTTCACATGATGTTAAG ACAATATAAAGGCAGCAGCCCTGTTGTCTTCATCATGACGGACTCTACCAATCAGCAGAGCAGTGCCAAGCATGTATTCCCCATGAATCTTCAGCAGGACCTTTCCGTCATAAACATTCA ATTCAATCCCATTGCAAGTAGTTTGCTGGTGAAAGCCTTGAGTCGTATTGCAAGTATGGAGAGTGTCTGCTCAGGACAGCCTGTCCCCCCCAAAGAAGCCCTCCAGACTTTGGCCGATGCGTCTGGAGGAGATGTGAGAAGCGCAGTGAATGCCCTTCAGTTTCGCTGCGAAGAAAG ATGTTTACCATATTCAAGACTTGTTTGCTGGAGGGTCTGA
- the LOC125037470 gene encoding cell cycle checkpoint protein RAD17-like isoform X1 codes for MPFSFAAKKDVYHIQDLFAGGSDKGKSKASSKTQRKAKGSKTSSSKAGDGDSENLIAVGGKDASLFLFRALGKVLYCKRNQEGAVDPLPKHLKSEERLPLQENPESIYDKTSMGATSFSLFLHQNCSAFYSSIDNLGKALQHLTDSDILSAEWTGKNILEDYAASVTVRGLMHANHAEQTGSRWRPLTRPVWYSVAKKSQEHMSVLRAEHRMASFNSEELTTVVVPLQAKIFSATRRGQFSLTREIGSFSNIQMKNSSGDQLDEHDANSSVVDEEPEQTGGTVNDDTENKDAEVDLLENQEASDPDEDFRIDEFDDD; via the exons ATGCCCTTCAGTTTCGCTGCGAAGAAAG ATGTTTACCATATTCAAGACTTGTTTGCTGGAGGGTCTGATAAGGGAAAATCGAAAGCTTCTTCTAAGACGCAAAGAAAGGCGAAGGGGAGCAAAACTTCATCATCCAAAGCAGGCGATGGCGACTCTGAAAATCTCATAGCAGTAGGAGGGAAAGAtgcttcactttttctcttcagAGCCTTAGGGAAAGTTCTGTATTGTAAAC GTAACCAAGAAGGTGCAGTAGACCCTCTGCCTAAGCACCTGAAGTCAGAAGAACGGTTACCATTGCAAGAAAACCCTGAGAGTATTTACGACAAAACTTCAATGGGAGCAACAAGTTTTAGCCTCTTCCTGCACCAGAATTGCTCAGCCTTCTATTCCAGTATAGATAACTTAGGGAAAGCATTGCAGCATCTAACAGATTCAGATATTCTCTCTGCGGAGTGGACA GGGAAAAACATTCTGGAAGATTATGCTGCATCTGTAACTGTGCGAGGTTTGATGCATGCAAACCATGCAGAACAGACGGGCAGTAGATGGAGGCCGCTGACAAGACCAGTGTGGTACAGTGTCGCAAAGAAAAGCCAAGAGCACATGTCAGTGTTAAGAGCTGAACACCGAATGGCCTCGTTCAATTCTGAGGAGCTTACAACTGTGGTTGTCCCATTGCAAGCAAAGATCTTTTCTGCCACCAGGAGAG GACAATTTTCCTTGACAAGGGAAATCGGCTCCTTCTCAAATATCCAGATGAAAAATTCCTCAGGTGATCAGTTAGACGAGCATGATGCTAATTCATCGGTCGTAGATGAGGAGCCAGAGCAAACAGGAGGAACGGTGAATGATGATACAGAGAACAAAGATGCCGAAGTTGATCTGTTAGAAAACCAAGAGGCCAGTGATCCTGATGAAGACTTCAGAATTGACGAATTTGACGATGATTGA